Below is a genomic region from Streptococcus salivarius.
AAGGCCACAGGTGCTAAGGTTAATGGCCGTATGGTGCCCTTGACTGCCAAACTTAAGACAGGTGATGTGGTTGAGATTGTCACTAATGCCAATTCCTTTGGTCCTAGCCGTGACTGGATTAAGATGGTTAAGACCACCAAGGCCAGAAATAAAATTCGTCAATTCTTTAAAAATCAGGACAAGGAAGCCTCTATCACCAAGGGTCGTGAGCTTTTGATTGCCTACTTCCAAGAGCATGGCTATATTGCCAATAAGTACCTAGACAAGAAACATATTGAGGAAATTCTCCCCCGTATGAGTGTGCGTAGTGAAGAAGCTCTCTATGCCGCTGTTGGTTTTGGTGAAATTAGTGCTGCTGCTGTTTTCAATCGTCTGACAGAAAAAGAACGCCGTGAGGAAGAGCGTGCTAAGGCAAAAGCTGAAGCTGAAGAGCTAATGAACGGTGGCGAAGTTAAGACTGAGAAGAAAGAAGTTCTTAAGGTTAAGAGTGAAAATGGCGTCATCATTCAAGGTGCTTCAGGTCTCCTCATGCGTATCGCTAAGTGCTGTAACCCAGTACCTGGAGATGAGATTGAAGGTTATATCACCAAGGGCCGTGGAATTGCTATTCACCGTTCCGATTGTAATAATATCAAGAGTCAAGAAGGTTATGAGCAACGTTTAATCGAAGTGGAGTGGGATGAACGTAATGCCAATAAATCTTATTTGGCAGAGATTGACATCTATGGCCTTAACCGTTCTGGTCTGTTGAATGATGTTCTTCAAATCTTGTCAAATACGACCAAGAGCATTGCTACGGTCAATGCACAACCGACTAAGGACATGAAGTTTGCCAATATTCACGTTAGCTTTGAAATTGCAAACCTTATTGAATTGACTGGTCTTGTGGATAAGATTAAAATTATCCCTGATGTTTACAGTGTTAAACGTACGAATGGGTAAGGAGTTACTGCGATGAAGATTGTAATTCAGCGCGTGCAAAGTGCCTCTGTAGTTATTGAGGATTCTACGGTTGGCGCTATTAAGCAGGGACTCTTACTCTTGGTTGGAGTTGGTCCAGAGGACACCAAAGAGGACCTAGAGTATGCAGTTCGTAAGATTGTCAATATGCGCATTTTTTCAGATGAAGATGGCAAGATGAATCTTTCTGTTAAGGATATTGGTGGCCAAATTTTGTCGATTTCTCAGTTTACGCTTTTTGCAGATACGAAAAAAGGGAATCGACCAGCATTTACGGGTGCTGCAAAGCCTGACATGGCTAGCCAGTTCTATGACGATTTCAACCAATCCTTGTCAACTCATGTTCCTGTAGAAAGAGGACGCTTTGGCGCAGATATGCAGGTTAGTTTGGTCAATGACGGACCTGTGACCATTATTTTAGATACGAAAAATCGATAAACAAACCATTTTTCGCCTTGTGTGAGAGGTGGTTTTTTTATTCTCTCACATGAACTATTTAGGTGATGGATTTTCATTATTGGGGATTTATTTTTGTCATTTTAAGTAGACTGAATCAAGTGAATATTTAATGAAATTAGAAAATGTTGCTCTCAAATTTCTGAAAAAACCTGACCATTCATGATGAAAAAATTACCGTTTACGAGGATTACCGGAAATTCCCTTGTCTTACAAAAAAGATTAAGTTAACATTAGTTTCATAAGAAACACCAAGCGATTTTTATGAAACTAAAAATAACTCGAGTTTACAGCATGCAAATACAAATAGTGATAATTTGAAACGCCGAGGT
It encodes:
- the dtd gene encoding D-aminoacyl-tRNA deacylase, whose amino-acid sequence is MKIVIQRVQSASVVIEDSTVGAIKQGLLLLVGVGPEDTKEDLEYAVRKIVNMRIFSDEDGKMNLSVKDIGGQILSISQFTLFADTKKGNRPAFTGAAKPDMASQFYDDFNQSLSTHVPVERGRFGADMQVSLVNDGPVTIILDTKNR